A single window of Streptomyces xanthii DNA harbors:
- a CDS encoding SsgA family sporulation/cell division regulator: protein MHVSLETPIGARLFTSDGQEYATPVTLRHTSADPEVVRLAFPPHVTLDGRAAVWTVARALLADGLESPARHGNVRVLPHGRDHTVIEFASPDGLAALRFDTEVLRRFVARTRTVGASARASTPEAPVPGPRTEDVVVPLNSRTQQAHLLGLRLREMRQEQGVPLAHAAAAAGLSRLWAAQIESGEILDLDTVSRYASGLGARITLSVEYATERTGVQVARRRTSQCTG from the coding sequence ATGCACGTCTCCCTGGAAACGCCCATCGGAGCCCGTCTGTTCACCTCGGACGGCCAGGAATACGCGACCCCGGTCACGCTGCGCCACACCTCGGCCGACCCGGAGGTCGTCCGGCTGGCCTTCCCGCCGCATGTCACCCTCGACGGCCGGGCGGCGGTCTGGACGGTCGCCCGGGCCCTGCTGGCGGACGGGCTCGAGTCGCCCGCCCGGCACGGCAACGTCCGGGTGCTGCCGCACGGCCGGGACCACACCGTCATCGAGTTCGCCTCGCCGGACGGGCTCGCCGCGCTCCGCTTCGACACCGAGGTGCTGCGCCGCTTCGTCGCCCGGACCCGCACCGTCGGCGCGAGCGCCCGAGCGAGCACGCCCGAGGCCCCCGTGCCCGGACCGCGCACCGAGGACGTGGTCGTGCCGCTGAACAGCCGCACCCAGCAGGCCCACCTCCTCGGTCTGCGGCTGCGCGAGATGCGCCAGGAACAGGGCGTGCCGCTGGCGCACGCCGCGGCGGCGGCGGGCCTGTCCCGGCTGTGGGCGGCACAGATCGAGAGCGGCGAGATCCTCGACCTCGACACGGTGTCCCGGTACGCGAGCGGCCTCGGCGCCCGGATCACGCTGTCGGTGGAGTACGCGACCGAGCGCACCGGCGTCCAGGTCGCGCGGCGCCGGACCTCGCAGTGCACCGGTTAG
- the gap gene encoding type I glyceraldehyde-3-phosphate dehydrogenase, translating to MTRIAINGFGRIGRNVLRALLERDTDLEVVAVNDLTEPKALAQLLAFDTTAGRLGRPVSVDGDTLVVDGHRIKVLAEREPVKLPWRELDVDLVLEATGRFTSAEAARDHLTAGARKVLVGAPSAGADVTLAYGVNTDAYDAAAHTIVSNASCTTNALAPLASVLDELAGIEHGFMTTVHAYTQEQNLQDGPHRDPRRARAAGVNIVPTSTGAAKAIGLVLPQLDGKLSGDSIRVPVPVGSIVELNATVSREVTRDEVLAAYREAAQGSLAGVLEYSEDPLVSADIVGNPASSIFDSELTRVDGKHVKVVAWYDNEWGFSNRVVDSLTLLAQG from the coding sequence ATGACCCGCATCGCCATCAACGGATTCGGCCGCATCGGACGCAACGTGCTGCGTGCCCTCCTGGAGCGCGACACCGACCTCGAGGTCGTCGCCGTCAACGACCTGACGGAGCCCAAGGCGCTCGCGCAGCTCCTCGCGTTCGACACCACGGCCGGCCGGCTCGGCCGCCCGGTGAGCGTCGACGGCGACACCCTGGTCGTCGACGGGCACCGCATCAAGGTGCTCGCCGAGCGCGAGCCGGTCAAGCTGCCCTGGCGCGAGCTCGACGTCGACCTGGTCCTGGAGGCGACCGGCCGCTTCACCTCGGCCGAGGCCGCGCGGGACCACCTGACCGCGGGTGCCCGCAAGGTGCTGGTCGGCGCCCCGTCCGCGGGTGCGGACGTGACCCTCGCGTACGGCGTCAACACCGACGCGTACGACGCGGCGGCGCACACGATCGTCTCGAACGCGTCCTGCACCACGAACGCCCTGGCCCCGCTCGCGTCGGTCCTCGACGAGCTGGCCGGCATCGAGCACGGCTTCATGACGACGGTGCACGCCTACACGCAGGAGCAGAACCTGCAGGACGGGCCGCACCGCGACCCGCGCCGGGCCCGCGCGGCCGGTGTGAACATCGTGCCGACGAGCACGGGCGCCGCGAAGGCGATCGGTCTGGTGCTGCCGCAGCTCGACGGCAAGCTGTCCGGCGACTCGATCCGCGTGCCGGTGCCGGTGGGCTCGATCGTCGAGCTGAACGCGACGGTGTCGCGCGAGGTGACCCGCGACGAGGTGCTGGCCGCCTACCGCGAGGCCGCGCAGGGTTCGCTGGCCGGGGTCCTGGAGTACTCCGAGGACCCGCTGGTCTCCGCCGACATCGTGGGCAACCCGGCGTCCTCGATCTTCGACTCCGAGCTGACCCGCGTGGACGGCAAGCACGTCAAGGTCGTCGCCTGGTACGACAACGAGTGGGGCTTCTCGAACCGCGTGGTCGACTCGCTCACGCTGCTCGCCCAGGGCTGA
- a CDS encoding GlxA family transcriptional regulator, which yields MPAPFPALRRVAVLVLEGAKPLDVGIPAQVFTTRASMPYEVRVCGAAPGLVTGGDGLAYSVAHGLEALGWADLVFIPGYRFPDREDPPQAVLDALTAAHERGARLAAISTGAFALAATGLLDGRRATTHWHYTRALAARHPQIRVDENVLFVDEGSVLTSAGAASGIDLCLHILRGELGVAASNHAARRLVAAPYRSGGQAQYVPRSVPEPLGERFAETREWALHRLGDPLTLEVLAQHAAVSPRTFSRRFVAETGYTPMQWVMRARVDLARELLERSERGVEQIAADVGLGTGANLRLHFQRILGTTPSEYRRTFARGE from the coding sequence GTGCCCGCCCCGTTCCCCGCCCTGCGCCGTGTCGCCGTCCTCGTGCTCGAAGGAGCCAAGCCGCTCGACGTCGGCATCCCCGCCCAGGTGTTCACGACCCGCGCGAGCATGCCGTACGAGGTCCGGGTGTGCGGGGCGGCGCCCGGCCTGGTGACCGGCGGCGACGGGCTCGCGTACTCGGTGGCGCACGGTCTGGAGGCGCTGGGCTGGGCGGATCTGGTGTTCATCCCGGGCTACCGCTTCCCGGACCGGGAGGATCCGCCGCAGGCCGTGCTCGACGCGCTGACCGCCGCGCACGAGCGGGGCGCGCGGCTCGCGGCGATCTCCACGGGCGCGTTCGCGCTGGCGGCCACGGGCCTGCTGGACGGCCGGCGGGCGACGACGCACTGGCACTACACGCGGGCGCTCGCCGCGCGGCATCCGCAGATCCGGGTCGACGAGAACGTGCTGTTCGTCGACGAGGGCAGTGTGCTGACGTCGGCGGGCGCCGCGTCCGGCATCGACCTGTGTCTGCACATCCTGCGCGGCGAGCTGGGCGTGGCGGCGTCGAACCACGCGGCGCGGCGTCTGGTCGCGGCGCCGTACCGCAGCGGCGGTCAGGCGCAGTACGTGCCGCGGAGCGTGCCGGAGCCGCTCGGCGAGCGGTTCGCGGAGACCCGCGAGTGGGCGCTGCACCGGCTGGGCGATCCGCTCACCCTCGAAGTGCTGGCGCAGCACGCGGCGGTGTCGCCGCGCACCTTCTCGCGGCGGTTCGTCGCGGAGACCGGGTACACGCCGATGCAGTGGGTGATGCGGGCCCGGGTCGACCTGGCGCGCGAGCTGCTGGAGCGCTCGGAGCGGGGCGTCGAACAGATCGCCGCCGATGTCGGGCTCGGGACCGGCGCGAATCTGCGGCTGCACTTCCAGCGGATCCTCGGGACGACGCCGAGCGAGTACCGGCGGACGTTCGCCCGCGGCGAGTAG
- the sph gene encoding sphingomyelin phosphodiesterase: MAPAALPRFTRVAVTAALALAGLATTVPAAHAESATPSLRVLTYNTFLMSRNLYPNWGQEHRAAEIPKADFFRGQDVVVLQEAFDNSTSDALKQAASAQYPYQTPVVGRSTSGWDATGGSYSSTTPEDGGVTLLSKWPILRKEQYIYKDACGSDWWSNKGFVYAVLNVNGARVHVVGTHTQSTDSGCGAGEAQADRAAQFRAIDSFLAAKNIPATEQVLVAGDLNVDSRSAEYASMLDNANLVPADARAGHPYSFDTRENSIARYRYPDDPREDLDHVLFREGHARPAGWTNTVVQAPSAPWTVSSWGTSYTYTDLSDHYPLVASAG; encoded by the coding sequence ATGGCGCCTGCCGCGCTCCCCCGCTTCACCCGCGTCGCCGTCACGGCCGCCCTCGCGCTGGCCGGTCTCGCGACCACCGTGCCCGCGGCGCACGCGGAGTCGGCGACCCCGAGTCTGCGGGTCCTGACGTACAACACGTTCCTGATGAGCCGGAACCTGTACCCGAACTGGGGCCAGGAGCACCGGGCCGCCGAGATCCCGAAGGCCGACTTCTTCCGCGGCCAGGACGTCGTCGTGCTCCAGGAGGCCTTCGACAACAGCACGTCGGACGCGCTCAAGCAGGCGGCGTCGGCGCAGTACCCGTACCAGACGCCGGTGGTCGGGCGCAGCACGAGCGGCTGGGACGCGACCGGCGGCTCGTACTCGTCGACGACGCCGGAGGACGGCGGGGTGACGCTGCTCAGCAAGTGGCCGATCCTGCGCAAGGAGCAGTACATATACAAGGACGCGTGCGGCTCCGACTGGTGGTCGAACAAGGGGTTCGTGTACGCGGTCCTGAACGTGAACGGTGCCAGGGTGCACGTCGTCGGCACGCACACCCAGTCGACGGACTCCGGCTGCGGCGCCGGGGAGGCGCAGGCGGACCGGGCCGCGCAGTTCCGGGCGATCGACTCCTTCCTCGCGGCGAAGAACATCCCGGCGACGGAGCAGGTGCTGGTGGCCGGTGACCTGAACGTGGACAGCCGCAGCGCCGAGTACGCGTCGATGCTCGACAACGCGAACCTGGTGCCGGCGGACGCGCGCGCCGGGCATCCGTACTCCTTCGACACCCGGGAGAACTCGATCGCGCGCTACCGGTACCCGGACGATCCGCGCGAGGACCTCGACCACGTGCTCTTCCGCGAGGGGCACGCGCGGCCCGCCGGGTGGACCAACACGGTGGTGCAGGCGCCGAGCGCGCCGTGGACCGTGTCGAGCTGGGGCACGAGCTACACGTACACCGACCTGTCCGACCACTACCCGCTGGTGGCCTCGGCGGGCTGA
- a CDS encoding low temperature requirement protein A, which translates to MSDFDHREPGRGRLAHSRVPMTGRDPGERERVSTPLELLFDLTFVVAVGTAASRFAEMVAEGHAGQAVTAFVLAMFAISVAWISYSWFASAFGTDDWLYRVLTMITMIGVVVFSLGIPAMFHSVEEGDHLELRVIVLGYVVMRVGMVLQWWRAAKESPEYRRVGMANIRWIVVIQLGWVALAFSHLSLAVVFPCFVLLGAMELVLPVLAQGRAGGTPWHPHHVAERYSLFAIITLGEGVVGTVASSGDLLGGADGTEWTWNAVAVVVAGVGLTFGMWWVYFSTPFGDILVHRRQRGYLFGYGHIPLFAGIAGAGAGLHVAGLSLEHHAKIGHVAVVLALALPVGLYLLTVYLLHTLLLSAADRFHLLLIACTLAMLALAVLLAAAEVPVAVCLLVVMLAPFVTVVGYETIGHRHQRRMLDALRGARD; encoded by the coding sequence ATGAGCGACTTCGATCACCGTGAGCCCGGGCGGGGCAGACTCGCGCACAGCCGGGTGCCGATGACCGGCCGGGACCCGGGGGAGCGCGAGCGCGTCTCCACCCCACTTGAGCTGCTGTTCGACCTGACCTTCGTGGTGGCGGTCGGCACCGCGGCCTCCCGCTTCGCCGAGATGGTCGCCGAGGGGCACGCCGGGCAGGCCGTCACCGCGTTCGTCCTCGCCATGTTCGCGATCAGCGTCGCCTGGATCAGCTACAGCTGGTTCGCCTCCGCGTTCGGCACCGATGACTGGCTCTACCGCGTCCTCACCATGATCACGATGATCGGCGTCGTGGTGTTCTCGCTCGGCATCCCCGCGATGTTCCACTCCGTCGAGGAGGGCGACCACCTCGAACTGCGGGTCATCGTGCTCGGCTATGTCGTCATGCGCGTCGGCATGGTGCTCCAGTGGTGGCGCGCCGCCAAGGAGTCGCCCGAGTACCGCAGGGTCGGCATGGCCAACATCCGCTGGATCGTCGTCATCCAGCTCGGATGGGTCGCGCTCGCCTTCTCGCATCTGTCGCTGGCCGTCGTGTTCCCGTGCTTCGTCCTGCTCGGCGCCATGGAACTCGTGCTTCCCGTTCTCGCACAGGGCCGGGCCGGCGGCACGCCCTGGCATCCGCACCATGTGGCCGAGCGGTACAGCCTGTTCGCCATCATCACTCTCGGCGAGGGCGTCGTCGGCACCGTCGCCTCCTCGGGCGACCTGCTCGGCGGCGCGGACGGCACGGAGTGGACGTGGAACGCGGTCGCCGTCGTCGTCGCGGGCGTCGGCCTCACCTTCGGCATGTGGTGGGTGTACTTCTCCACCCCGTTCGGCGACATCCTGGTGCACCGGCGACAGCGCGGCTACCTCTTCGGGTACGGGCACATCCCGCTGTTCGCCGGCATCGCGGGCGCCGGGGCCGGACTCCACGTCGCGGGCCTCTCCCTGGAGCACCACGCGAAGATCGGCCACGTCGCCGTCGTCCTCGCGCTCGCCCTGCCCGTCGGTCTCTACCTCCTGACGGTCTATCTGCTGCACACTCTGCTGCTGTCCGCCGCCGACCGCTTCCACCTCCTGCTGATCGCCTGCACGCTGGCGATGCTGGCCCTCGCCGTCCTGCTCGCGGCCGCCGAGGTCCCGGTGGCGGTGTGCCTGCTCGTCGTGATGCTGGCGCCGTTCGTCACGGTGGTGGGGTACGAGACGATCGGGCACCGGCACCAGCGGCGGATGCTGGACGCGCTGCGCGGGGCCCGCGACTGA
- a CDS encoding serine/threonine-protein kinase gives MPRSHDGAKRGAALVEPLEATDPQRVGPFQLLGRLGAGAMGRVYLARSESGRTAAVKVVHEEHTSDRTFRDRFRREVESARRVGDAYTARVLDADPEAARPWIATGYVPGVPLEQLVRENGPLPAGTVKVLAHGLLRALRTVHEADVVHRDLKPSNVMVTVEGPRVIDFGIARALETSAEPRLTGTGMVVGTPGFMAPEQVRGDKVGPKADVFALGCVLTWALTGRLPHGEPASNNHSLMYTIVHDAPKLSLIEDEDLRAFVGRCLVKDAGERPDVETLLAGLPWPEDGARDSEWLPPAVVVRLARQTALLLEIEAPEDVPPAPDADEPASGDASAPRAPSPAPATTTASGHNKTAWIVLAAVLAVLMTSGTVYYFVSQRPDSSDLAEGPTGTATPSVTASAGTASPSASGTKDAGKKEKDEPKGARSDAPEDGGAGPTARPAEAADGDGADAPAGGAGDGGDGSGSSSSGGGEAESNGVPSYFVGTWKNDATFGRPSRITVQRASPGDPAVTFRSTTGAGTPCVYVARLISVQNGGARLNLDTGDLDESRSSMGCTSLAASYLDADEPSGLDYFENKDFTADNNAWKYTRA, from the coding sequence ATGCCCAGGAGTCACGACGGCGCGAAGCGCGGTGCGGCCCTCGTAGAACCGCTGGAAGCGACGGATCCGCAGCGCGTGGGCCCGTTCCAGCTGCTCGGCCGGCTGGGCGCGGGCGCCATGGGGCGGGTGTATCTCGCGCGGTCCGAGAGCGGTCGTACGGCGGCCGTGAAGGTCGTGCACGAGGAACACACCTCGGACCGCACCTTCCGGGACCGGTTCCGCCGTGAGGTCGAGTCCGCGCGCCGGGTCGGGGACGCGTACACCGCGCGGGTCCTGGACGCCGACCCCGAGGCGGCACGCCCCTGGATCGCCACCGGCTACGTGCCCGGCGTACCCCTCGAACAACTGGTCAGGGAGAACGGGCCGTTGCCCGCCGGCACCGTCAAGGTGCTCGCGCACGGCCTCCTGCGGGCGCTGCGCACGGTCCACGAGGCCGATGTCGTGCACCGCGACCTCAAGCCGTCGAACGTGATGGTGACCGTCGAGGGCCCCCGCGTCATCGACTTCGGGATCGCCCGCGCGCTGGAGACCTCCGCCGAACCGCGGCTGACCGGCACCGGCATGGTGGTGGGCACGCCCGGTTTCATGGCGCCGGAGCAGGTGCGCGGGGACAAGGTCGGGCCGAAGGCGGATGTCTTCGCGCTGGGCTGTGTCCTCACCTGGGCGCTCACGGGCCGTCTGCCGCACGGAGAGCCGGCGAGCAACAACCACTCCCTGATGTACACGATCGTCCACGACGCGCCGAAGCTGTCGCTGATCGAGGACGAGGACCTGCGGGCGTTCGTCGGACGCTGTCTCGTCAAGGACGCCGGCGAACGGCCCGACGTCGAGACACTGCTGGCCGGCCTGCCGTGGCCGGAGGACGGCGCCCGCGACAGCGAGTGGCTGCCGCCGGCGGTGGTGGTGCGGCTGGCGCGGCAGACGGCGCTGCTGCTCGAGATCGAGGCGCCGGAGGACGTGCCGCCCGCGCCGGACGCGGATGAACCCGCCTCCGGCGACGCGTCCGCGCCCCGCGCGCCTTCGCCCGCACCCGCGACCACGACGGCCTCGGGCCACAACAAGACCGCCTGGATCGTGCTCGCCGCGGTCCTCGCCGTCCTGATGACCAGCGGCACGGTGTACTACTTCGTCAGCCAGCGCCCCGACAGCTCGGACCTGGCCGAAGGGCCGACCGGCACGGCCACGCCGTCGGTCACGGCGTCGGCGGGCACCGCGTCACCGTCGGCGAGCGGCACGAAGGACGCCGGAAAGAAGGAGAAGGACGAGCCGAAGGGGGCGCGGAGCGACGCCCCCGAGGACGGCGGGGCCGGTCCCACGGCGCGTCCGGCGGAGGCCGCCGACGGCGACGGGGCGGACGCTCCGGCGGGCGGCGCCGGGGACGGGGGCGACGGCTCCGGTTCGAGCTCCTCCGGCGGCGGGGAGGCGGAGAGCAACGGTGTGCCGTCGTACTTCGTCGGCACGTGGAAGAACGACGCCACCTTCGGCCGCCCGAGCCGGATCACCGTGCAGCGCGCGTCACCGGGCGATCCGGCCGTGACGTTCCGCTCCACCACCGGCGCGGGCACCCCATGCGTCTACGTGGCCCGGCTCATCTCCGTGCAGAACGGCGGCGCCCGCCTCAACCTCGACACAGGGGATCTGGACGAGTCCCGCTCCAGCATGGGGTGTACGAGCCTGGCCGCCTCGTATCTCGACGCCGACGAGCCGTCCGGACTCGACTACTTCGAGAACAAGGACTTCACGGCCGACAACAACGCCTGGAAGTACACCCGCGCCTGA
- a CDS encoding choice-of-anchor P family protein gives MPATDQVTYQGRTFTVPESWDVIDLDRHPDTCVRFDRHAVYLGTPGARQDCPAKALGRTEAMLVQPAGRTREGAASTTRVTRDTTDHSYRATAPGLEITATYSGDRKDVERVLGSAGLPVSEARTVRSTGTAGKTAAAAALPEDSTSFQGKGFDRCAAPSAAQMQAWKGASPYGAVGVYIGGVNAGCGVTVDEGWMRAQYDAGWKYFPIYVGPQASADAGSCNGTCDVIDDPVADGAASARDAVQAAGALGLPAGSVLYYNMEHYDGEHGAVVTAFLESWTRTVHELGYRSGAYGSLSSLITDLVDAAQGGGYLAPDVIDFAKWDDNATTDEPRIPAALWADHQRIKQYSGDLTQSYGGVSLNIDANLLDVGAGAPQPPVQKDTQLAYTGAKTVSNGSPAELAATLTEKDGGAPVTGREVALTLGAGDAAQKCAAKTDDQGRAACTIASVQQPLNADATVPVTAEFAGDDAYKASKAEAAVSLQYVTGRAFGLSANVPLPLLSVKVDPTPDTGEVRTAAAVTKAPPCTASVSTLVLSAEALCAKVDAKTGPSTATATASVSKARVGIAGLPVVEVSGLTATATSSCTRQTGSTSLTLKIAGAVVDVPDTPDHTIDLGLARLVVNEQKKTADGIEVTAVHLTSATGIDVTIGAARSAAHNCAD, from the coding sequence GTGCCGGCAACCGACCAAGTCACCTACCAGGGACGTACGTTCACCGTTCCGGAGTCCTGGGACGTCATCGATCTCGACCGGCACCCGGACACCTGCGTCCGCTTCGACCGGCACGCCGTGTACCTCGGCACGCCGGGCGCGCGGCAGGACTGTCCGGCGAAGGCGCTGGGCCGCACCGAGGCCATGCTCGTACAGCCCGCCGGCCGGACGCGCGAGGGGGCCGCGTCCACCACCCGCGTCACCCGCGACACCACCGACCACTCCTACCGGGCCACGGCGCCCGGCCTCGAGATCACCGCCACCTACAGCGGCGACCGCAAGGACGTCGAGCGCGTCCTGGGCAGCGCCGGCCTGCCGGTGTCGGAGGCGAGGACGGTCCGGTCCACAGGGACGGCCGGGAAGACCGCGGCCGCCGCCGCGCTGCCCGAAGACTCCACGTCCTTCCAGGGCAAGGGCTTCGACCGCTGCGCGGCGCCGTCCGCCGCCCAGATGCAGGCCTGGAAGGGCGCCTCGCCGTACGGCGCCGTCGGCGTTTACATCGGCGGTGTGAACGCGGGGTGCGGCGTCACCGTCGACGAGGGCTGGATGCGGGCCCAGTACGACGCGGGCTGGAAGTACTTCCCGATCTACGTCGGCCCGCAGGCCTCGGCGGACGCGGGCAGCTGCAACGGCACCTGCGACGTCATCGACGATCCCGTCGCGGACGGCGCGGCCTCGGCCCGCGACGCCGTCCAGGCGGCCGGCGCCCTCGGGCTGCCCGCCGGCTCGGTGCTCTACTACAACATGGAGCACTACGACGGGGAACACGGCGCCGTCGTCACCGCGTTCCTGGAGTCCTGGACCCGGACCGTCCACGAGCTCGGCTACCGCTCCGGCGCGTACGGCAGCCTGTCCTCGCTGATCACCGACCTCGTCGACGCGGCGCAGGGCGGCGGCTACCTCGCCCCCGACGTCATCGACTTCGCCAAGTGGGACGACAACGCCACCACCGACGAGCCGCGGATCCCCGCCGCGCTGTGGGCCGACCACCAGCGCATCAAGCAGTACTCCGGTGATCTGACGCAGTCGTACGGCGGGGTGTCGCTGAACATCGACGCCAACCTGCTGGACGTCGGCGCGGGCGCCCCGCAGCCGCCCGTCCAGAAGGACACACAGCTCGCGTACACGGGGGCGAAGACGGTCTCGAACGGGTCCCCGGCCGAACTGGCCGCGACCCTCACCGAGAAGGACGGCGGCGCCCCGGTGACCGGGCGCGAGGTCGCGCTGACCCTCGGCGCGGGCGACGCGGCGCAGAAGTGCGCGGCGAAGACCGACGACCAGGGCCGGGCCGCCTGCACGATCGCCTCCGTCCAGCAGCCGCTGAACGCGGACGCGACCGTTCCCGTCACCGCCGAGTTCGCGGGCGACGACGCGTACAAGGCGTCGAAGGCCGAGGCCGCGGTGAGCCTCCAGTACGTCACCGGCCGGGCCTTCGGCCTGTCGGCGAACGTCCCGCTGCCCCTGCTCTCCGTCAAGGTCGACCCGACCCCGGACACGGGCGAGGTCCGCACCGCGGCCGCCGTCACCAAGGCCCCGCCCTGCACCGCGTCCGTCTCCACGCTCGTCCTGAGCGCGGAGGCGCTCTGCGCGAAGGTCGACGCCAAGACGGGCCCGAGCACGGCGACGGCCACCGCCTCGGTGAGCAAGGCGCGCGTCGGCATCGCCGGACTGCCCGTCGTCGAGGTGTCCGGCCTGACCGCCACCGCGACGAGCAGCTGCACGCGGCAGACCGGCAGCACCTCGCTCACCCTGAAGATCGCCGGCGCCGTCGTCGACGTGCCGGACACGCCCGACCACACGATCGACCTGGGCCTGGCCCGGCTCGTCGTGAACGAGCAGAAGAAGACGGCCGACGGCATCGAGGTGACCGCCGTCCACCTCACCAGCGCGACCGGCATCGACGTGACGATCGGCGCGGCCCGCTCCGCGGCGCACAACTGCGCGGACTGA
- a CDS encoding class I SAM-dependent DNA methyltransferase: MTDISATAATDAQLTTTARAYDHWAEPYTELVRTEFDRLPLDRAMFAAFADTVRAEPVGPVVELGCGPGRLTAHLRDLGLDASGIDLSPVMIDIARRTYPDLRFEVGSMHALDLPDASLAGAVSWYSVIHALPEDVPGYFGEFARVLRPGGHLLVGFFESEGGPVKPFDHKVTTAYRWPVDEVARVAAERGFTETGRMLREPREGERFRRGHLLLRKGDLG; this comes from the coding sequence GTGACAGACATCTCCGCGACCGCGGCCACCGACGCCCAGCTCACCACCACCGCCCGGGCCTACGACCACTGGGCCGAGCCGTACACCGAGCTGGTCCGCACCGAGTTCGACCGGCTCCCCCTGGACCGGGCGATGTTCGCCGCGTTCGCCGACACCGTGCGGGCGGAGCCCGTCGGACCCGTCGTCGAACTGGGCTGCGGACCCGGCCGGCTCACCGCACACCTGCGGGACCTGGGGCTCGACGCCTCGGGGATCGACCTGTCGCCCGTGATGATCGACATCGCCCGGCGCACCTATCCGGACCTGCGCTTCGAGGTCGGCTCGATGCACGCGCTCGACCTGCCCGACGCCTCGCTGGCCGGGGCCGTTTCCTGGTACTCGGTCATCCACGCGCTGCCCGAGGACGTGCCGGGCTACTTCGGCGAGTTCGCGCGGGTGCTCAGGCCCGGCGGCCATCTCCTGGTCGGGTTCTTCGAGTCGGAGGGCGGCCCTGTCAAGCCGTTCGACCACAAGGTGACGACGGCGTACCGGTGGCCGGTCGACGAGGTCGCGCGCGTGGCGGCGGAGCGCGGCTTCACGGAGACCGGCCGCATGCTCCGCGAGCCGCGCGAGGGCGAGCGCTTCCGGCGCGGCCATCTGCTGCTGCGCAAGGGGGACTTGGGCTGA
- a CDS encoding endonuclease/exonuclease/phosphatase family protein, producing MTRVESRTEPPPDPNPAVRRRGSRWTRGRVLAGLAAFTAALLLGHRLVPNTPGRLGSLLEAFLPWLGVVVPVLLGAALQRRSATALLALLLPVAAWAYQFGGLLLPGDAPTRAGLDVVQHNASDENTDPAATARALAAGRPRLIALEELLPSAVPAYEKALGRAYPYHAVRGTVGLWSRYPLTGVRAVDIRPRDLPDDWRRGLRAVVRTPHGEVAAYVAHLPSVRLGAGGFGSGRRDESARLLGDALEAERTRAVILLGDLNGTVDDRGLRPLTSRLNASGRGLAFSFPEAFPVARIDQIMARGGTVGRIRTLPATGSDHLPITARITLR from the coding sequence ATGACGCGGGTGGAGAGCCGTACGGAACCCCCGCCGGACCCGAACCCGGCCGTACGGCGGCGCGGTTCGCGGTGGACGCGCGGCCGGGTGCTCGCCGGGCTCGCCGCGTTCACGGCCGCGCTGCTGCTCGGCCACCGCCTGGTGCCGAACACGCCGGGGCGGCTGGGCAGTCTGCTGGAGGCGTTCCTTCCGTGGCTGGGCGTCGTCGTGCCGGTGCTCCTCGGCGCCGCCCTCCAGCGCCGGTCGGCGACCGCGCTGCTCGCCCTGCTGCTGCCGGTGGCGGCCTGGGCGTACCAGTTCGGCGGGCTGCTCCTGCCCGGGGACGCGCCGACGCGGGCCGGGCTCGACGTGGTGCAGCACAACGCGAGCGACGAGAACACCGACCCGGCGGCGACGGCCCGCGCGCTCGCTGCCGGGCGGCCCCGACTCATCGCCCTGGAAGAGCTGTTGCCCTCGGCCGTGCCCGCCTACGAGAAGGCGCTGGGCCGCGCGTATCCGTACCACGCGGTGCGCGGCACGGTCGGGCTGTGGTCGCGCTACCCGCTCACCGGGGTGCGGGCCGTCGACATCAGGCCGCGCGACCTCCCCGACGACTGGCGGCGCGGGCTGCGCGCCGTGGTGCGCACGCCGCACGGGGAGGTCGCGGCGTACGTGGCCCATCTGCCGTCCGTGCGGCTCGGCGCGGGTGGTTTCGGTTCGGGCCGGCGCGACGAGAGCGCGCGGCTGCTCGGTGACGCGCTGGAGGCGGAGCGGACCCGCGCGGTGATCCTGCTCGGCGACCTCAACGGCACCGTCGACGACCGCGGTCTGCGCCCGCTGACCTCACGCCTGAACGCGTCCGGGCGCGGCCTCGCCTTCAGCTTCCCCGAGGCCTTCCCGGTGGCGCGGATCGACCAGATCATGGCGCGCGGCGGGACCGTCGGACGGATCCGCACCCTGCCCGCCACCGGCAGCGACCACCTGCCGATCACGGCGCGGATCACCCTGCGCTGA